The Asticcacaulis excentricus genome has a segment encoding these proteins:
- the radA gene encoding DNA repair protein RadA, translated as MSKAQAVFVCQSCGMTHTKWAGQCSGCLSWNTLVQESFSAPPGSLKPETSPSKISRLSKLNFETLDAPDEAPQRMVTGIEEFDRVCGGGIVPGSAILLAGDPGVGKSTLLLQVTAHAALRGLKVAYISGEEAVEQVRGRASRMGVSKAPVDLAAETSLRTILDALKRDTYDLVIIDSIQTLWSDAIDAAQGSVSQVRACAGELVRLAKKNRIAMILVGHVTKEGQIAGPRVVEHMVDAVLSFEGERGYPFRILRGSKNRFGATDEIGVFEMGDGGLREVPNPSALFLGDNDERSSGSAVFAGIEGSRPVLVEIQALVAPSALGTPRRAVVGWDSGRLAMILAVLESRCGLGFGGKDVYLNVAGGLKINEPAADLAAAMALVSALLDQPLPKASVIFGEISLSGEVRGVSRMEARMKEALKLGFSNAIAPVAAQDNAPFEVKTYSHLVNAMSAFDLQN; from the coding sequence ATGTCCAAGGCTCAGGCCGTCTTTGTCTGTCAGTCCTGCGGGATGACCCACACCAAATGGGCAGGTCAGTGTTCGGGGTGCCTGAGTTGGAATACTCTGGTGCAGGAGAGTTTTTCCGCCCCGCCGGGCAGTCTGAAACCCGAAACCTCACCTTCGAAAATCTCAAGGCTTTCAAAGCTCAACTTTGAAACTCTTGATGCGCCGGACGAGGCGCCTCAGCGCATGGTGACGGGCATAGAGGAGTTCGACCGGGTGTGCGGTGGCGGCATTGTGCCGGGTTCGGCCATCCTGCTGGCCGGTGATCCCGGCGTTGGCAAATCGACCCTGTTGTTGCAGGTCACCGCCCACGCGGCGCTGCGCGGCCTGAAGGTTGCCTATATTTCGGGCGAAGAGGCCGTTGAGCAGGTGCGCGGGCGGGCCTCACGCATGGGGGTCAGCAAGGCCCCGGTCGATCTGGCCGCTGAAACCTCGCTGCGCACCATTCTCGATGCGCTGAAACGCGATACCTACGACCTCGTTATCATCGATTCCATTCAGACCCTGTGGTCGGACGCCATCGACGCGGCGCAGGGCTCAGTGTCCCAGGTGCGGGCCTGCGCCGGGGAACTGGTGCGGCTGGCCAAGAAGAACCGTATCGCCATGATCCTGGTCGGCCATGTCACCAAGGAAGGCCAGATCGCCGGACCGCGCGTCGTCGAACACATGGTCGATGCCGTGCTGTCGTTTGAGGGCGAGCGCGGCTATCCGTTCAGAATCTTACGCGGGTCCAAAAACCGTTTTGGAGCCACTGATGAGATCGGCGTGTTTGAAATGGGCGACGGCGGTTTGCGCGAAGTGCCCAACCCCTCCGCCCTCTTCCTCGGTGACAATGATGAGCGCTCATCGGGTTCGGCGGTGTTCGCGGGTATCGAAGGTTCGCGTCCGGTACTGGTCGAAATTCAGGCGCTGGTGGCCCCCTCGGCCCTGGGCACGCCGCGGCGCGCCGTGGTGGGGTGGGATTCCGGGCGGCTGGCCATGATTCTGGCCGTGCTGGAATCGCGCTGCGGCTTGGGCTTCGGCGGTAAGGACGTCTATCTCAACGTCGCGGGCGGGCTAAAGATCAACGAACCCGCCGCTGACTTGGCCGCCGCCATGGCGCTGGTCTCTGCCCTGCTCGATCAACCCTTGCCGAAGGCGTCGGTTATCTTCGGGGAAATCAGTCTGTCGGGCGAGGTGCGCGGCGTGTCGCGCATGGAAGCGCGCATGAAAGAGGCGCTGAAACTGGGCTTTTCCAACGCCATCGCCCCCGTCGCCGCTCAGGACAATGCACCGTTCGAGGTCAAAACCTACTCGCATCTGGTCAATGCCATGAGCGCCTTTGACCTCCAAAATTAG
- a CDS encoding replicative DNA helicase, which yields MNTTLLDAPLPVSADTPQALPHNLEAEQALLGTLMFDNGAYERLYDGLSARHFYEPFHQKLFATIEEQIRIGHLAEPIVLLDKFKTDQAFNDLGGIRYLADLVDRAPPSANASDYARVIYDLALRRDLIRLGGEIARSATQEGNGREQIERAEAQLYEMAEKGTSSTGFKTFSEAVTGAISNAEEAFHRDGGLSGLATRLDDLDRQIGGLHKSDLLILAGRPSMGKTALATNIAMNVAKKYRFEIQPDGTRKTVDGGVVAFYSLEMSADQLATRLLADASGVSSDRLRKGEIDAVEFGRLKDAAMEIASYPLYIDDTGGLSLAKLTARARRLKRTAGLDLIVVDYLQLVTTGDSNMNRVQEISTITMGLKSLAKELQVPVIALSQLSRQVESRDDKRPQLSDLRESGSIEQDADIVMFVYRESYYLGRAEPKEGTPEHLQWQEDMDKLRGTAEVIIGKQRHGPIGTVRLSFDENVTRFGNLARQDRYSSYE from the coding sequence ATGAACACCACCCTGCTCGACGCCCCCCTGCCCGTTTCGGCCGACACGCCCCAAGCCCTGCCGCACAATCTCGAAGCCGAACAGGCCTTGCTCGGCACGCTGATGTTCGACAACGGGGCCTATGAGCGCCTGTATGATGGTCTGAGCGCCCGGCATTTCTACGAGCCGTTTCACCAGAAGCTGTTTGCCACCATCGAAGAACAGATCCGTATCGGGCATCTGGCCGAACCCATCGTCCTGCTCGACAAGTTCAAGACGGATCAGGCCTTCAATGATCTGGGGGGTATCCGGTACCTGGCCGATCTGGTCGATCGCGCCCCGCCCTCGGCCAATGCCTCGGACTATGCGCGCGTCATCTACGATCTGGCGCTGCGCCGCGACCTGATCCGTCTGGGCGGCGAAATCGCCCGTTCGGCCACGCAGGAAGGCAATGGCCGCGAACAGATCGAGCGCGCCGAAGCCCAGCTTTATGAAATGGCCGAAAAGGGCACCTCCTCGACCGGCTTCAAGACCTTCTCCGAAGCCGTCACCGGGGCCATCTCCAATGCCGAAGAAGCCTTCCACCGCGACGGCGGCCTGTCGGGTCTGGCCACCCGCCTCGACGACCTCGACCGGCAGATTGGCGGTTTGCATAAGTCGGACCTGCTGATCCTCGCCGGGCGTCCGTCGATGGGGAAGACGGCGCTGGCCACCAATATCGCCATGAACGTGGCCAAGAAATACCGCTTCGAGATTCAGCCCGACGGCACGCGCAAGACGGTCGATGGCGGCGTGGTCGCCTTCTACTCGCTCGAAATGTCCGCCGACCAATTGGCGACCCGTCTGCTGGCCGATGCCTCCGGCGTCTCCTCAGACCGCCTGCGCAAGGGCGAAATCGACGCGGTGGAATTCGGACGGCTCAAGGACGCGGCGATGGAGATCGCCTCCTATCCGCTCTATATCGACGATACCGGCGGCCTCAGCCTCGCTAAACTGACGGCCCGAGCGCGCCGCCTGAAGCGCACGGCCGGCCTTGACCTCATCGTGGTGGACTACCTGCAACTGGTCACCACGGGCGACAGCAATATGAACCGCGTGCAGGAAATCTCGACCATCACCATGGGTCTGAAATCGCTGGCCAAGGAGCTTCAGGTACCGGTCATCGCCCTGTCGCAGCTCTCGCGTCAGGTCGAAAGCCGCGACGACAAGCGCCCGCAACTGTCGGACCTGCGCGAATCCGGCTCGATCGAACAGGACGCCGATATCGTCATGTTCGTCTATCGCGAAAGCTATTATCTGGGCCGCGCCGAACCCAAGGAAGGCACGCCCGAACACCTGCAATGGCAGGAGGATATGGACAAGCTGCGCGGCACCGCCGAAGTCATCATCGGCAAGCAGCGTCACGGCCCCATCGGCACGGTACGCCTGTCGTTCGACGAAAACGTCACGCGGTTTGGCAATCTGGCGCGTCAGGACCGGTACAGCAGCTACGAATAG
- a CDS encoding S41 family peptidase, with translation MTFARMFVLTAAAAALTACGGGGGGGGGGSTATGSSGGGSGGGGVAGWVSGVFQAASTFKDKCETVRTGVDIEGNRFPDKAGTALDEKNWLRSWTRETYLWNTEVTDTDPASGGTRTAYFATLKTTAKTASGKDKDNFHFSEPTTEYLARRNAAATASYGMELTAYSTTTPRDFRVVYTEPGSPAAGVVPRGARILTVNGIDLVNDNTQAGVNALNAGLFPTATGTSTTFGLRLVDGSTKTVTLTSANVSPKPVNKTSVLTDGSSKIGYILFNTFSPYSSETEIVSAMRDMQTAGVSDLILDLRYNGGGLLAVASQLSYMIAGNTRTANRTFETLKFNAAAGNTNPVTGQANNPVPFYNQGLGFTVTAGTSLPTLNLSRVYVLATEDTCSASEAVINGLRGVGVEVILIGGKTCGKPYGFYPQDNCGETYYTIQFQGVNDLGFGDYADGFVPNNTTSATGVKLPGCVASDDLSKELGLATEGLVSTALSYRRTRSCPASATAFAAASSAVQSAGPVSGGSGPAIVPPKWIMDVNRDMTLPGGR, from the coding sequence ATGACCTTCGCCCGCATGTTCGTTCTGACAGCCGCCGCGGCGGCCCTGACCGCCTGTGGCGGCGGAGGCGGCGGAGGTGGCGGCGGTTCGACCGCAACGGGATCGAGCGGTGGCGGAAGCGGCGGCGGCGGCGTCGCAGGCTGGGTCAGCGGCGTGTTTCAGGCCGCCAGCACCTTCAAGGACAAGTGCGAAACCGTGCGCACCGGCGTCGATATCGAGGGCAACCGCTTCCCGGACAAGGCCGGCACGGCGCTCGACGAAAAGAACTGGCTGCGCTCCTGGACGCGCGAAACCTACCTGTGGAACACGGAGGTCACCGACACCGATCCGGCCAGCGGCGGCACGCGGACGGCCTATTTCGCTACGCTGAAGACCACGGCCAAGACAGCGTCTGGCAAGGACAAGGACAACTTCCATTTCAGCGAGCCGACAACGGAGTATCTGGCGCGGCGCAATGCGGCGGCCACCGCCAGCTACGGCATGGAACTGACGGCCTATTCGACCACGACGCCGCGCGATTTCCGCGTTGTCTATACCGAGCCGGGCTCGCCCGCCGCCGGTGTAGTGCCGCGCGGCGCGCGCATCCTGACGGTCAACGGCATCGACCTTGTCAATGACAATACGCAGGCGGGTGTTAATGCACTGAATGCCGGGCTTTTCCCGACGGCGACCGGCACCTCCACGACCTTTGGGCTGCGTCTGGTCGATGGGTCAACAAAGACCGTCACCCTCACCTCGGCCAATGTCAGCCCCAAGCCGGTCAACAAGACGAGCGTCCTGACGGATGGTTCCTCGAAAATCGGCTATATTCTGTTCAACACCTTCAGCCCCTATTCCAGCGAAACCGAAATCGTTTCGGCCATGCGCGACATGCAGACTGCCGGGGTCAGCGACCTGATCCTCGATCTGCGCTATAATGGCGGCGGTCTGCTGGCGGTGGCATCACAGCTCAGCTACATGATCGCCGGCAATACGCGCACCGCCAACCGCACCTTTGAAACGCTGAAATTCAACGCGGCCGCCGGTAACACCAATCCCGTGACAGGTCAGGCCAACAACCCCGTGCCCTTCTACAATCAGGGGTTGGGCTTCACCGTAACGGCGGGAACGTCGCTGCCGACCCTGAATCTGTCGCGCGTCTATGTGCTGGCCACCGAAGACACGTGCAGCGCCTCGGAAGCGGTGATTAACGGTCTGCGCGGTGTCGGTGTCGAAGTCATCCTGATCGGCGGCAAGACCTGCGGCAAACCCTATGGCTTCTACCCGCAGGACAATTGCGGTGAGACCTACTACACCATTCAGTTTCAGGGCGTGAACGATCTCGGTTTTGGTGACTATGCCGACGGCTTCGTGCCGAACAACACCACCTCGGCCACGGGCGTCAAACTGCCCGGCTGCGTCGCCAGCGATGACCTGAGCAAGGAGCTGGGTCTGGCGACCGAGGGGCTGGTCAGCACGGCGCTCAGTTATCGCCGCACCCGTTCGTGCCCGGCCTCGGCCACCGCCTTCGCGGCCGCCAGTTCGGCGGTCCAGTCGGCGGGCCCGGTCAGCGGCGGCTCAGGCCCGGCCATAGTCCCGCCCAAATGGATCATGGACGTCAACCGCGACATGACCCTGCCGGGAGGTCGCTGA
- a CDS encoding TonB-dependent receptor plug domain-containing protein, with the protein MSIRASHRTLAAALTATTALSLLSLPAFAQEATADNDVTEVVVTGSRTQPRSRLDTLAPVDVIRKDALDALGSTELAQTLSRVAPSLTFPRPSAVDGTDSVRPASLRGLSPDQTLVLLNGKRRHTSAQVNTNGSAGRGSAPADLNAIPTSALSTVEILRDGASAQYGSDAIAGVVNLRLREARSGGSVSASYGQYNTEVKADRSSRKENDGRTYNVAGWVGLPLGEDGFLTVSGEYRNREATNRADTDPRVTPNRVTGRYGDPEQESVALFANAAKPLENGWKLYGFGGVQSLESESAAFFRQPGNSGNVAAIYPNGFLPLINVKSKNYSATFGTRGQWGDWTSDYSVNWGRNELEYNTLNSVNASYGTASKTSFYDGEVIYDQLVLNADISREFPIGFYSPLTFALGVEGRHENYQIKAGEQQSWALGPITSATAGAQGFIGFQPSNAVDVNRDNFGLYAELSATVVPQLSFDFAARAEKYSDFGDNLSGKLSLRYELTDNLALRGSVSTGFRAPSLQQQYFTSTASVVSGGVVVETGTFPASSAVARALGAPALEAEESTNYAAGFVYRKGPFELTLDAYRINIDNRIVLTENLSGTSEITALLKPYGVTAARFFTNGVDSETTGIDLVANYRLPTDHYGRFNFNLAWNSGNTEITRLPGANTVSSLQNPPALFARIRQYILTNSTPENKGSTTVDWKGGKWSVNGRATYYGDVIDAAANFPSDIHTGEKTLLDLSASYKLTDKTSVTFGADNVFDVYPDKTIASLQGSQGALAFSRFSPFGFNGRYLYARVTHNW; encoded by the coding sequence ATGTCCATCCGTGCCTCCCATCGCACACTGGCCGCCGCACTCACTGCGACGACGGCCCTCAGCTTGCTTTCCCTGCCTGCCTTCGCGCAGGAAGCCACCGCTGACAACGACGTCACCGAAGTGGTCGTCACCGGCAGCCGCACCCAGCCGCGCTCGCGCCTCGATACCCTTGCCCCCGTCGATGTGATCCGTAAGGACGCGCTGGATGCGCTGGGCTCGACTGAACTGGCGCAGACCCTGTCGCGCGTCGCCCCATCCCTCACCTTCCCGCGCCCGTCCGCCGTGGATGGCACCGACAGCGTGCGCCCGGCCTCTCTGCGTGGCCTCAGCCCGGACCAGACTCTGGTCCTGCTGAACGGCAAGCGTCGCCACACCTCGGCGCAGGTCAACACCAATGGCTCCGCCGGTCGCGGCTCGGCACCAGCCGACCTCAACGCCATCCCGACTTCGGCGCTCAGCACGGTCGAAATCCTGCGCGACGGGGCTTCGGCGCAATACGGGTCGGACGCCATTGCCGGCGTCGTCAACCTGCGTCTGCGCGAAGCCCGTTCGGGCGGCAGCGTCTCGGCCAGCTATGGCCAGTACAATACCGAGGTCAAAGCTGACCGCTCATCGCGCAAGGAAAACGACGGCCGCACCTATAATGTCGCTGGCTGGGTCGGCCTGCCGCTCGGCGAAGACGGCTTCCTGACCGTATCGGGTGAGTACCGTAACCGCGAAGCGACCAACCGCGCCGACACCGATCCGCGCGTCACACCCAACCGCGTGACCGGCCGTTATGGCGATCCGGAGCAGGAAAGCGTCGCCCTGTTTGCCAATGCCGCCAAGCCGTTGGAGAACGGCTGGAAGCTGTATGGCTTCGGCGGCGTACAGAGCCTTGAGTCCGAAAGCGCGGCCTTCTTCCGCCAACCGGGCAACAGCGGTAATGTCGCAGCCATCTATCCCAACGGCTTCCTGCCGCTGATCAATGTCAAGTCGAAGAACTATTCGGCGACCTTTGGCACCCGCGGGCAGTGGGGCGACTGGACGTCCGACTATTCGGTCAACTGGGGCCGCAACGAGCTGGAATACAACACGCTCAATTCGGTCAATGCCTCCTACGGCACGGCCTCCAAGACCAGCTTCTATGACGGCGAAGTGATCTATGACCAACTGGTGCTCAATGCCGACATCAGCCGTGAGTTCCCGATTGGCTTCTACAGCCCCCTGACCTTCGCGCTGGGCGTCGAAGGCCGCCACGAAAACTATCAGATCAAGGCCGGCGAGCAACAGTCCTGGGCGCTGGGCCCCATCACGTCGGCCACCGCCGGGGCGCAGGGCTTTATCGGCTTCCAGCCGTCAAATGCGGTCGATGTCAACCGCGACAATTTCGGCCTCTATGCCGAACTGAGCGCCACGGTCGTGCCGCAACTGAGCTTCGACTTTGCCGCCCGCGCGGAAAAATACTCGGACTTTGGTGACAACCTGTCGGGCAAGCTGTCGCTGCGTTACGAACTGACCGACAATCTGGCCCTGCGCGGTTCGGTGTCCACGGGCTTCCGTGCGCCGTCCCTGCAACAGCAGTACTTCACCTCGACGGCTTCGGTCGTGTCGGGCGGTGTCGTGGTTGAAACCGGCACCTTCCCGGCCTCGTCTGCGGTGGCCAGAGCGCTCGGCGCCCCGGCGCTGGAGGCCGAAGAGTCCACCAACTATGCGGCCGGCTTCGTCTATCGCAAGGGCCCGTTTGAGCTGACGCTGGATGCCTACCGCATCAATATTGATAACCGCATCGTCCTGACGGAAAACCTGTCGGGCACGTCGGAAATCACCGCCCTGCTGAAGCCCTATGGCGTGACGGCCGCCCGCTTTTTCACCAATGGCGTGGATAGCGAAACGACCGGTATTGATCTGGTAGCCAATTATCGTCTGCCGACCGACCATTACGGCCGCTTCAACTTCAACCTCGCCTGGAACAGCGGCAATACCGAAATCACCCGCCTGCCGGGTGCCAACACGGTGTCGAGCCTGCAAAACCCGCCGGCGCTGTTCGCCCGCATCCGTCAGTATATCCTCACCAACTCGACGCCTGAGAACAAGGGCAGCACTACGGTGGATTGGAAGGGCGGCAAGTGGAGCGTCAACGGTCGCGCCACGTATTATGGCGACGTGATCGACGCGGCGGCGAACTTCCCCAGCGATATCCACACCGGCGAAAAGACCCTGCTCGACCTGTCGGCCAGCTACAAGCTGACGGACAAGACCTCGGTCACCTTCGGCGCGGACAATGTCTTCGACGTCTATCCGGACAAGACGATCGCTTCGCTGCAAGGGTCACAGGGCGCGCTGGCCTTCTCGCGCTTCTCGCCCTTCGGCTTCAATGGCCGCTATCTGTATGCGCGCGTAACGCACAACTGGTAA